tcaattttaattttatttgttctctaATAGTTTTAGTTATCTTATGAGAGGAATATTTCTTGAAAGTGTCTAAATCCATACCAGTTTCTTCCGATACATGTTTTACATATGAGAACCAACTGAAGAATGAATTCGCACATAGTCTAAGCTTTGAGACAATATAAATGATTCCTTTACAAGAGGATAAATGGCATGAGAATATAAACGTATACCATACAATATAGATTGACATTTAATATATGTAGTTCCAGGGGAAGTCTCTCAAGACCAGctcttagatataggaagatgtggtgtgcagtgccaatgagacaactctccatccaaataacaatttaaaaaaaagtaaaccagtataggtcaatgtacggctttcaacacggagccttggcacACAtggaacaacaagctataaagggctccaaaattactagtgtaaaaccattcaaacggaaaaaccaacaGTATAAATTTGATGAAACTATGCTTAAGCCACgtgtatatttacaaaattgtaagTGTGACTTTTTAGAAGGTGGTTTGACATGAAGTGAATCAAATTATCAAAGGGTATCAAATAgttgcaggggcggatccagccattttgaaaaactgGGAGGGGagtcctaacccaggacaaaaaaggggggggggttcaaattacatgtccccattcaaatgcattgatcgtccaacaaaaaaaggggttccaacccccggacccccctCCCCCTCTGGATCAGCGCCTGAGTTGCCACTGACTCATTGAGACTTTTTAGTTTCATGCTCTCTTAATCAACTCAAGATCCAGAAAACTAGTAAATGGTGCATataagactgtactttgaccttcaatggtttatctttaaaaattatgactttaatggagagttgtctcattggcaatcatatgttatcttcttatatctataaaagtCATGATACGACTTTCAACTATGCGTAAAATTCGTGCAGCATAGTCTGCTAtatgaaaggccccgaaattacaaatgataaaacaattcaaacgagatgCATTATGattagtttggtttttttttcaatccaagaaaatatgtttaactgtgtatataaaatttacaaattgccAATATCTCCTTTTTAAAAGCTCACCAGGCCAAAAGTGACAAAGTGAgattatttattaaacttttcTCATCAATTGTCGTCCTTCGTCCGTCGTTGTCGTCTGATAGCTTTTACAAAGATATTCCACTCTGAATCTGCTGAGCCAAACAAAACCAATTTCGGCctaaatcattattagggtatgtAGATAAAAAATTAATTCCGATGCATATGACCACGCTTGTGCACCGAGATGGCAGTCatcgctaaaaatagaacatcagTTTTTGTCGTATAAATCTccgaaactaaagcatttatagcaaatctTATGTTCGTTCAGTCAAAAGTTATCTGCCAATGCATTATACAACCCGTTGTTGTGTTGTTTCCCCTTGAACTGATAGTcgaaagaaaattttgcagtttttggctatCATCCTGAATATTACCATGCATGAAGAAAAACTGTTGACAGCAAACTTTTTCAGCAAAACAAGGTCTACAaaaaggagttattgccttttacaGTTAATTTCCCACAATTTGTCTTACATTTCGGTAATCCTTTGCCAAAaaattctcctctgaaactacttgtccaaattcaaacaaactttGCATAAACAATCCctagggtatctagttcaaaaaaaTGTATCCATTGACCAAATATCAACCATGCAAGATGGCAGAATGGCTAAATAGTAAATAAGCGTGGATGCAGTGTTTGatttatatctctgaaacttaAGCATTTAGTCCTAAATAAGATATAAATGAGAGAAACTGAACAGACTTAAATGACCGCcaatataagataaaaaaaaaaacatatctgttTTTGTCATTAATACTTTTCTCGTCTACAATGTTGAAGTGTGTCTTTgtctaatatgatatataccaAGATGAGCAACACAGGCTATTTTGAGCCTCCAGTTATTATTAAACTGGCgtgtttttgtgttgttttaacTCGCACAATATTCTGGGACAGTAGTGAAAATAGAGGTAATTCGAATCTTTCATTACAGTGCAGAGTGAgacaatgaatgaataaataaaattgaaagactTTGTCTAGCTGCAATATTCCTTTTTTTCCTCTTTCAGTATGCAATGCTAAAAACTCGACATGAAATATTAGTTAGGACTTCGATATGGGTAAAATATCACTCACCTCAAgttcaagaaaaacaattttcactGTGTAAGTGATTCTTGATGTTGAAAGATTTCAGAAATCGTGAACTAaactttatcttataaaaaatatgttgtatgattgccaatcagacaactctccgcaagaccaaatgacatagaaactaacaattataggtcaccgtacggtcttcaacaatgagcaaaacccaaaccacatagtcagctataataggttccgaaatgacaaatataaaacaatgcaaaccTAAATTAcgtacaaaaatgaacgaaaaacaaatattttatacatcaacaaacgacaaccactgaattacatgatcctgacttgggacagctTGTTTGTAGTTCTTTTGTGTGATGAATGCAATAATATTGAAGGTTGACTTGTTACTCATTTTTTTCCTGCAGGAAATATTAATTCTCTACCGTATTATTAGAATAAAATTAAGCAAAAACTCCTAGaaaagtttaataaattaattgaacATATGAACAATACTGCTTATGTTAAAAGAAAgattacaatacatgtattgcaATACAATTAAATGTGTCATGTCATGTTCACACCGACCCGTCAGTTTCGTGCTGGCATAGACATCTTTCGTATGAGTGATATTTTTCGAGGCAATTAATAAGAACTATTACATtagcggatccagggggagggggTCCGGGTGTTTGAACCCTCCtctttttggccgatcaatgcatttgaatgggaacatatagttggaccccgcCCCTTTTGTCCTGagttgggaccccccttttaATATGGCTAGATCCGCCCCTGTATTATATGTCAGAGGAAAGACTGTGGTGCTCGCGGAGTCATATTAAGTTTTGTTGACTATTTAAATCTACATGTACATTAGCACGTAAACAAAATACAGCGCTGCTTCCCAGTTTAGTTGAATATGCCATAACATATTAGTCATATAATTCAAACAAACGCGAGAAGAAAAGAGTTCTAGTATTTCACAAgcttttaacatttattataaatttaatttaaattccaGCAACCTTTCACGCTGAAGTCCGTGAAAGTTAGAacatacgaaaaaaaaatatcaaacgaattaaacattcaaacaaactcataaatttgTTTCGAgtgtttttctataaatttattatatagactttttcaaatgattaatttagttttattttattttgtgtcgtcgattagtttgtttttcttcagaagcatattaacaattaaagttaaaacaaaaataataatttataactaatatctACGCTTGTGTATTATGATGCGTTGTCTGTTTTCAAAGTTGGCAATTAATCTCTAAacttttatcacaaaatattatatattaaagtgGCAAGTGCAATTTGAGGGATCAGCGTACCAATGTGACCCTGAGATGTGACCTCTGTTTCTAGCTTAAGAGAAATGTCTAACCGTTGAACTATCATTAGTTATAATGAGGTTTCCTGATGCACTTGAgccaataaaaatcaaatacctTAATTGTTACTGTAGCTTACAGTAAACAGATGTATTAGTATCGTATTTCACTTCattgataaaacacaatattgtGTAGCTTAGACGATTTATAATTAATCAGTTTATATATCTCTGCAGATTATAAAGTATTTATAGCACACATATGGAAACAGATACGCATACGTCAATGTGATTGCATCAACAATGTGTCAATAGTTGTATTTATGTCCTGCAATTatactatttaatttttttcgatAATTAAAATACGAATCGAATATTTCCGCTTATCTCTCATTTAAAATTCTCCCAAACAGAGGTATGCCATGAACAAGATCagttttcaaaatcttacactTTAAGCTAATTTAAGTCATTCCCTCACCATTTATACCGTCAGAGCATATATTTTCATCAGCAGGACTGTTAGTTACAAATGAAGTTGAGAATTAGCCTCATCCCAGGCACAGTTTTCAAGATTCTACTTTTAGACCAGACAAATTCAATGCACCTTATGTCGATCCTCAGAAAATTATTAAAGTCATCAGTGATCATCAGTTAGTTCAAACATCACCcctttgttgattattttaaaaatgtgttttttaagGTCCCTTAATACTGTTGTTTGAGTAATTATTTTTCCATAGTTATAACTTAATTACTGGATTAGATAATTGTcagtttacataataaaatgaacatgtaagtaagtaaattatttattatagtgacatgtgtaaaTTATGTACagattataaacatataatatatgataaatagtaATACACCCGGCCCAATGGACCTATAAGTCACCTCAAATaaagttaaacaattttatcacGTTCTAATCGTTCGTTGACGtaagtaaatttcaaaaatatatagacataaaaatatttgtaaacaaaaatttaagctttaaatatgtaaaaaaaattaagtgttATATAACAACTGTATGTCATGTATTAAATAAGCTtttaattatgatttatatGGTATATAATTCATATTATCTAGTCCATTGTTATAATGTTGAGGGTTTTATGTTTATAAGTCCTTAAATTCTTTATTGAAAAGCACTTTACGCCCATATGAGCCAAtggcttaaaacattatacataatatacagtttacatatataaaacaacttGATGAAAAAGACAACGACCCACAATACATAAAATGGATATACTTTTGTGTTtccattttgtaaatgttttactgAGCGAGTACTCTTCACCGAGGTAACATCCCTtcatgttattatatatttttttccattgtatttaagaaaacaataaatagatttcatttgtctccctttttttttagagaatcagtttcaaaatatagttATCTCCCATCTTAAATTTAGCCTGTTAGtcaaagggagacaactttAATTTTCCACAAAAATTACGGAATTTCATAATATTATGGAGTTCGCTAAGTGCCCCGACTGTATAATGTGATATACattcttcaaaaaataaaacgtCAAGCAAAGAGATggtattgagaataaaaaactTTTTGCTCGCTATTGTGttatacttgtacatgtatatgtgttttcaaaacAGGAATAGACAAATAGCAGATTTCTACTTGTATCATTACAACGAGTAAAAGTCGAAAGCAATAGCCAAATAGCTGTGCCATACTTCTATCtgtgtttttaaaaagaagTCGATAGAAATAACCAAATGACTGTGTTTTACTGGTATATGTGTCATTTAAACACATAAAAATTGATAGGAACAGCCATATAACTAAATAATATGTGGCCGTGTTTGATTAAGAAAGCCTCGGTCACCCCTTACCGGATAGCTGGAGCAGACaactaacggataactttttttcaatccgtttatgtgtaaaacacataaaacacaGTAAAACACAGTCATACATGTagacggattgaaaaaaaagatatccgtTTATGTCCGTTAGACATCCGTTCTTATTCGTTAGACGTCagtccatatccgttgcatgtccgttaagcgtatgttttatccgtcgacgtccgttctgtccggtggaaaattttgagcatgttcaaaactttgaacggacgtccaacggataaaatgtccgtaGGAAGTCAATTAGCCGTCCGTTTtttacggtactcgtccgtttcgtttccgctttgtatccgttacgtgtccgttatacgTCCGTTAGAGGTCTGGCAGATgaattcaccaacggacttctaacggataaaacggatcaaacggatgttgaacgaaTGTGAAACGGACTACTACCGGTCGTATAATGGATtaaacggatgatgaacggatctaAGACGGATAAAtgttaattgaaaatttctCGTCAGATAGCTAATTAGATGTCTTATGGTtcatgaattattattattcataatcgatcaTAAAATAAGGGCACatcttcacaatcaagcagctGTTATTCAGGTCAGACACTGCCCTTTAGCGCCATTTTGAAGATCAAACCAAAACCAGTGACTCAGaacattgtttatattaatgCGAAAAAAATAAAGCCGACactaataatacatgtaaatcgcattAATATTGACAATGTTCTGTGtaactgttttttgtttgttcttccAAATGCCGCTAAAGGGCAGTGATAAAACGGATAAGCAAGATACTGTTAATTCCGAAATTGTTGCGTGCACTTATTATTGcgaatttgtcattttagactcaaatgcgatttaaatttttgcgaaattaagaaaaattctgtttatccgttttatccggtatgcttccgttaggtgtccgttttctgcggtactcgtccgttggatgtacgttcaaAATCCGTTCTGTCCGATACGTCTCCGTTTCTCGACCGTTGcttatccgttgcatgtccgttatgcattcgttaGGCGTACGTTTTAGTTGGTCAGTATATCAACGaactcccaacggataacaattttgtcaacggacaacttttattttcatccgttaggcgtctGTTCGTcttatccggtaaggtgtgaccgaggcttaatcAAATCTCACAAATATACGGAGAAAACACAAGTTCTTGTAAAACACCAAAAGAAGCGAAACaagatgataaaaaataatgttttgttttccatGCATCAGCTGTGGGTTGTACGTCTGACATAGACACAACAGTATAGATAACACTTTTCTCGATGGTGAACATCAAACCTATGTATTGGCgatttcagttttgtttttcttatacatttgtttgtaGAAAATTGAGAACACAATAGTTGTCATAGAATGTAGTATCAAGTCGTTTAAAACAAACACTTACTTTAGGTAGGACACATTCAGCtcaatataatatataggaAGAAAACATCATCAAACATATCTTAAAGTAATTATCGTTTTATTCTCCATAAACGTTCTTCTATGAGTACCAACACAAATAGGTCAAAATAAGTAGAAAATTAGTACCCATAGTCTAGTACAATATCAATCCATCAATACGAACAAATTATATGTCAGGTCCAACATTTGGATGGTTTTACCTCGGTGGTTTTTTTGTGGGAATGAGTGCGGTTCTTTTTagtcaaaaatttaatttcaagtttttttttagttacatTGTCTTCAACGTACTGACCAAGTTAACTAATAGTATAGTAACTATATCTCTATCCGCCATCCCCAACTGCAATAAGTCTATGGTCTTGTAGAAAATAAGACGAACTCAAACACACAACAAAACCACAACACAAAACTTTTAGACTAAAGTCTGCTAGACCCATCAAAACCGAATTAAATTAAGTTGTTCAGGAAAGATTAAAAATGTAAAGTTAAAAATGCATGAGAAACTCGTAATGTTACTTTTGTCGTTATTAATCGATCAATAAAACTGACAATCAAGCCTAAATGCTCATTAAACaatactcattgttgaaggccatacggtgacctatagctgttatttttctgtgtcatgtcgtctcttgtaaagagttgtctcatttaaaATCCCACTACATCTTCTTtgctatataaacaaaaaataaagatggaCTCCTCAGTTGATGAATGATATGCAACATAGTTATCAGATATAATAGTAATCTAAAATGGCAAGAAATTACAGAATTTTACAATGAATGTTCAGTTCTATCAATAGAGCAAACTGTATTTATTTAACTCAGTATATCTGACTGATGGCGGATGTGTTCAGTgatgttttcttcttttatgACATCGTTTTGTAGGTTGAGTTATTGCCTCAGTGGTTGACTCAGTTGTTGGCTCTGTTGATGTCTCAGTTGTTGTTGCTATGGTAGTTGGTGGACACCCTTCTGGTAGAGTGTCATTTGCGCCACATTGATATTCATCTGAACAATATGACACCGTACCACACGGAAGATTATCTGGGCCCGTAGCtacaacaataaataataaaaaaaaaaacgataagcAAATGAAACCCCGACTATACAGCcagtaaaaatatatcatttaacactatgattaaagattttaaagttttgccaTCAGTGATTCTCAGTTTCTGTTCAATGAATACACGCTATGGTTGGAATGGTAACAGACTTACACaagttaaaataaagaaaagatgcGCAAGTTTATGAATTAAATTCACTTGTTACGATTTATtattcaagattataatttacaTCATAATAAAGCGttcttcaaacgctttgagtaaaCTCCCGTGTTGACAAATGTTAATATTGTATGTCAATTGATTGATAGAGTAAAGATTTGTATGTTTGGTTTCTTTCGTTATCCAACGTCGTGTTCTTTTGTTTATAAGATACCCGTGGTCAGTACGTCTAAATGACGTCATAGAATAACCGACTCAAACTTTCATTTTGTTGTGTgtctatatatcattttattctgGTATCACCTAAGTTGAACAAAGGTATacagaaaacatattaattacattatattgaaGTAACTTTTACCAAAATTTGATAATAGGCGTATTTGCGAATCTTTGGTTCTGtcatctttatataaaaatataacatcataaataaattGATGATATTACCTTTGAACATGAATAGATTCATTCAGGGAAAGTTTACCAACAGTTCAATCTGACATAGCGTTTCGgttttatatctttatcattttcataaaaactGTAATACACTAAACTTCAGATGACAGTACTAACTTATTAacctatttttataaaaaaattcttaacgATATAACCACAGcttgaaaaaatgttaaaaacatttGTGTTTCTAATTTTTTCTGTACTTACGTGTTTGTCCAGATTCTGATATCATGTGcataaattgaatgaaaaaaaaaatacatacaaatttaaCTAAGAATCATTTATCGACAATACATAGAaactaatattaattttaagtcttttttcttaactattttaatatatttgatattataatGAATGATACTAAAAACAcctctattttttattttttcaattattagGTGAATGACTTATCATAGATAACCaggattaattttatatatacgccagacgcgcgtttcgtcttccatgacgctcgaatccaaaaagttaaaaaggccaaataaagtacgaagttgaagagcattgaggaccaacattcctaaatgttttgccaaatacagctaaagtaatctatgcttgaggtagaaaagccttagtattttaaaaaaatctaaattttgtaaacagttaatttttaaatataacaatatcaatgatcattcatgtgataccctcggggaaaataaatctccaccagcagtggcatcgacctagtggatgtaaataaactcatcatagattccaggtctaaattttatatatacgccagacgcgcgtttcgtctatttcaaaggactcatcagtgacgctcgaatccaaaaaagttaaaaaggcaaaataaaatgcgaatttgaagagcattgaggaccaaaattcctaaagcTTTTGCCAACTCCatctaaggtaatatatgcctgaaaTTATATTGATGCGTCAACAAACTGTcatagaaataacaaaaaaagacgTCCAAGAAGGTGGTTTACTTTATGTCCGATATTAGAAATCCTCTGGGATAATTCTATAGTGCTTTTGAAAACTTTGCTCGCTAATCcgtatctttttaatttttttttatctaacacATTGTTTCAAgttccatttaataaaattcttaatatttattcatattgttttgAGAGACCAGGTTTCAAAATCAAACGTTTGCAAACTCACGCTAATTTTTTATGTCTTATATTTCAAAACCAGGCAAGGGCCAGAACGTTTCATGACTTGATCTGCGTTTTAGGTTCACTATTTTTGTATTATCGATTGTTATTTGGAATAAAAAGAGCAGCCAACATCGTATTTTTGAGAAAGCAAAACATGAGAATATATTTACCTTTTGCTAGAAATGGTTTGAAACTCCCTTGAGGATCACAAAAGGTACATACATCATTTGTAGAACgtttatcttttgaaaaaaacaatatgtaagTTAGTAATAATGGTTACACTAATTAAGACAAAGACAAACATATAAGAGACCCGATGATATAGCATTTATGTTATAGTAGTTATATTGTGTAGCTTTCATTTTAAAACTTCTTTACAGCTTCACAATTttaattggttgattaaacgatcaacagtatttaaatttttttattaaaaagatgatataagatcgatattatttttaataaactaaaacaaCTATATTTTAGAACGATTGTCAATTAATTTTGAGAGAGAAAATATGTTTGGCTTGCTAGCTTTGTATAAGTTTTTGctcaataatttatatttagatcACTAACTTCCAGGATAAATTCCAATCAAATTGAAGCATACTATAATAAGTAAGATTTAAGGATTTATATTGTCTACATATATAAGtcttaatgattatttttgataaaatattgaaacaaacaataaaagcaGGCAAATAAAAGTTCCACTCTTCAAACATAAGGAAAATAGCTCTAACAGTTTAACATGTTATGCTTCTAAAAACTTGTACTAAGACTCAATTGAAATTTGGAATTATATTGACCCCTCACCATCCGACTGCATCAAATCAGTAAACGGTATAGCGGTTCGTTTTGGCGAGTGTAAAATTTCGttgttttcattgaaaaagGTATACGAAACATTTTCGCGAATTCGAAACTTTTCTTAATACCTTAACATGtccacttttaaattggcggaatttatttcgGTGGTTTTTATTCTACCCGCGAAAATTGGCAAAAATGTACACCCGGCGAAAATGACCCGCTATAAGGTATGTATATTACCGTTATCTTACCTCCAATTCCAAAGGTGAATGATATAGGTGTCATACCAGGAGTGTAGTCAAAGAGATAACATAAAAACTCGTTATCGTTGTTTACTcttaaaaatgaagtaaataaggCATATACATGTGTATCAATTTCGTAGTTTGTGACACGTCCATTTACAGATCCAAAATGTATGtttgtatcaaaatcaaaaatgaaatcaaGGTGTAATTTTTATTAAGGATTTTGGCGGTTGAATCTTGTGAGTTGTGTATTGACATTTGGCCATTTAATGTTGATAAGCGcttttatcatgattatatgtaTTTCTAGTGATTCTTTCCTTAACGGAGTTAAAACATAGGACATAACAGTACTCGGATTGTGAATTAATCTGTTTTTATACCAAAAATGAGATTGacctacaaattaaaaaaaatagactgTCCGAGTAGTTTACTGTTGTTCAAATATAGTTAATCGTTTAGGGAGAGGCAGATCAAGAATTCAAACGAAACTGAGGGAATCGCATTAAATAATTCTGCTTCATATGTTTACAACAAAAATCAATCCAGTAGCGATAAACATTAGTTTCCCTTCGTAGACAAATACTATTGAAACATTcatatgttgctttttttatataatgaattaaatgtcgataaaaaaatgtgaagatttcttcttatttttttttattattacctAAAACATTGAATGTATTttatggtttccacattttgtTAGCTCTGTTGAATGATAAAGTCCATCTTAGAATTGAGCAAAATATGAATTGGTTCGTTTcctttccatttttttcaataaacataGGGGATGTCGTAACGGTCaatggtttgttaccccgattttgttttttgtccattgatttatgagttttgaacagcggaatactactgttgcctttattcaaacACAcccattttaatttaaaaaaagtgtcagTTTGTGGAAATACATATCAGTGATAATATTAAAtgcttttttgtattttgtttttgtccaaaTCATGCATGTTTACAGAACGGAATCACTTCTGTGATATGgtgaataaataatttatttattaatataacctGAAGATGAGGAATCGTTCAATACGTTGATAACAGGTTAGAAGATCCGTTGAGTTTGAACCAGAGGTCACGGTATAAGAACTTGTTACACCATCATTCGTAAACGTCCAAACTCCCACCGTCGTGTCCGTCCCATCTATAATACTCAATGTTCGACCCCTCAACTCACATGGAAATTCACAAGTGACATCTTGACCTGCATATGTAGAAGTTATATttgtaaactatatatatacttctACTAAATGGACGAGGTCCTATTTGTTAGACGGCCTGACGTAAACccaataaaaaactaaaaattcaaGCAGTTATGTTATATCCATGTTACACTATATAACACTAAGTTTCATATCTGTTATCTTCCACTTCAGTAccaatatttagttttgttagtttattttaataaaaatagtttatagttagtttattgtattaaaaaagaaagaacggATCCGAACAGAAGGATTTTGAAAGCATACCCACAATCCTATTTTGCGAATGTGTTCTAGTATTACGTACAAGGTTGGGTTCAGTGCATTTGATGCTAAACATTTAGAAATGTTTTCTTTGACAAAACATTTCTCAAGTAAAATCAAAACCGGGGCAGGAGATAG
The genomic region above belongs to Mytilus trossulus isolate FHL-02 chromosome 7, PNRI_Mtr1.1.1.hap1, whole genome shotgun sequence and contains:
- the LOC134726844 gene encoding uncharacterized protein LOC134726844; protein product: MYTKVLTFFVLIVTKHTQGQDVTCEFPCELRGRTLSIIDGTDTTVGVWTFTNDGVTSSYTVTSGSNSTDLLTCYQRIERFLIFRVNNDNEFLCYLFDYTPGMTPISFTFGIGDKRSTNDVCTFCDPQGSFKPFLAKESGQTPTGPDNLPCGTVSYCSDEYQCGANDTLPEGCPPTTIATTTETSTEPTTESTTEAITQPTKRCHKRRKHH